Proteins from a single region of Belliella baltica DSM 15883:
- a CDS encoding site-specific integrase, which yields MIGVTTAIIQDRRIKRKDGTYSIKLRVTFNREQKYYPLNISLTPEDWEKTNIQKPRNEAKERRIYFNKIEQRAIEIIKELHPFSFQSFEKKFNQKTDRSKDVLSYMESYIKQLSKDGRSGTADSYKCASNSFSKFIKTRNRKKLQFADITPDWLKDYEKWMVDTGKSLTSTGIYLRSLRTIMNIGIEEGIISQEFYPFGKRKYQIPAGRNIKKALTLADIKKIVTYEPTTEPEQRARDLWIFSYLCNGANIKDIARLQYKNIDSKKITFVRAKTERTTKQDLKPIMVVLLPEIHAIIDRWGAKPALPETYVFELLKKTDTPDQILAKVRQATKTINKYMKRIANHLELDINLTTYTARHSFATVLKRSGAPTEFISESLGHKDLRTTENYLDSFEDNVKESFQKQLLNFE from the coding sequence ATGATTGGAGTTACCACAGCTATAATACAAGATAGGCGCATTAAAAGAAAAGATGGCACCTACTCCATTAAACTCCGGGTTACTTTCAATAGGGAGCAGAAATACTACCCCCTTAATATTTCTTTAACCCCAGAGGATTGGGAAAAAACCAATATCCAGAAGCCCAGGAATGAAGCCAAAGAGCGTAGAATCTATTTCAATAAGATTGAACAAAGGGCTATAGAAATCATCAAAGAACTTCACCCCTTCTCCTTCCAGTCTTTCGAGAAGAAATTCAACCAAAAAACAGATCGTAGCAAGGATGTTCTTAGCTATATGGAGTCATACATCAAGCAGCTATCTAAAGACGGAAGAAGTGGCACAGCCGATAGCTATAAATGCGCTTCCAATTCTTTTTCAAAATTCATTAAGACCCGAAACCGAAAGAAACTTCAGTTTGCAGATATTACCCCAGATTGGTTAAAAGACTACGAAAAGTGGATGGTTGACACTGGCAAAAGTTTAACCAGTACTGGCATCTACCTGAGAAGCCTCCGCACCATCATGAATATTGGAATTGAGGAAGGCATAATTTCACAAGAGTTCTACCCTTTCGGCAAACGTAAGTATCAAATTCCTGCTGGTCGCAATATCAAGAAAGCCCTCACTCTTGCAGACATTAAGAAGATAGTCACTTACGAGCCAACTACAGAACCTGAGCAAAGAGCCCGTGATCTTTGGATATTCAGCTATTTATGCAATGGAGCAAACATTAAGGACATTGCACGGCTGCAATACAAAAACATCGATTCCAAAAAGATCACATTTGTGAGGGCAAAAACCGAGCGAACCACCAAGCAGGATTTAAAGCCCATAATGGTCGTACTCCTTCCAGAGATACACGCAATCATTGATCGATGGGGTGCAAAGCCGGCTTTACCAGAAACCTACGTTTTCGAATTGCTTAAGAAAACAGACACCCCAGACCAGATACTTGCCAAAGTTCGACAGGCTACCAAAACAATTAACAAGTACATGAAGCGAATTGCTAATCACCTGGAGCTAGACATAAACCTGACCACATACACTGCTCGCCATTCATTTGCTACCGTCCTCAAACGATCAGGAGCACCCACTGAATTTATCAGCGAAAGTCTTGGGCACAAAGACCTGCGAACAACTGAAAACTATTTGGATAGCTTTGA
- a CDS encoding DUF4221 family protein: MEVKKFFRKKILKSNSIFATILAISLFSCGNHSEKSNETSEVVISKIDTVIVDSQNEALFLNWGLSNASLSTDSRFLYNLNIDETSLEIIDLDQVSFVNKIKLEKEGPDGIGNNGRGGIISLNDSLIYFSGYPASIIMTTRGKKSPLLNNLPTLKKKFTDLGKDLLYEKVNPKNLQSIYGILVKFPGLAHELGMLNLNTGDTSRIELPEWENLENFSMILNNPDFYDVYEARIFLKYLNDKVILGTNVKSHLYVFDITQGKLDYVKIENTVTSPERVAKLPKEVSDPDQYFSLWKKTESEITFHEPVWDNENQWYYRLAHVNKFDDDITGYPTPNSADVYINILDKNFKLVSEIPLTQLNTAPSFYFAKDGKLWLFKNIDDEMAFIRIEFRNKN; the protein is encoded by the coding sequence ATGGAAGTAAAAAAGTTTTTTCGAAAAAAGATCCTTAAGTCGAATTCTATCTTTGCAACCATTCTTGCAATTTCATTATTCTCTTGTGGCAATCATTCTGAAAAATCGAATGAAACCTCAGAAGTAGTCATTTCAAAGATCGATACGGTAATTGTCGATAGCCAAAATGAAGCATTATTTTTAAATTGGGGTCTTAGCAATGCAAGCCTTTCTACTGACAGTCGATTTCTTTACAACCTAAACATTGATGAAACATCTCTTGAAATAATTGACTTAGATCAAGTAAGCTTTGTTAATAAAATTAAATTAGAAAAAGAGGGTCCTGATGGTATAGGAAACAATGGTCGTGGCGGAATCATCAGTTTGAATGACTCCCTAATATATTTCTCAGGCTATCCTGCCTCTATTATTATGACTACAAGAGGAAAAAAATCTCCTTTACTCAATAATCTTCCAACATTAAAAAAGAAATTCACCGATTTGGGAAAGGATTTACTGTACGAAAAAGTTAATCCAAAAAATTTACAAAGTATATACGGGATTTTAGTAAAATTTCCTGGATTAGCGCATGAACTAGGTATGTTAAATCTCAATACCGGAGATACTAGCAGAATAGAACTTCCAGAATGGGAGAACTTGGAAAATTTTTCGATGATTTTAAATAACCCTGACTTTTACGATGTCTATGAAGCAAGGATTTTCTTGAAGTATCTCAACGATAAAGTGATTTTGGGCACCAATGTCAAAAGTCACCTCTATGTTTTTGATATTACACAAGGAAAATTGGATTATGTTAAAATCGAAAATACAGTTACAAGTCCAGAAAGGGTTGCAAAGCTTCCAAAAGAAGTAAGTGATCCTGACCAATATTTTTCGTTATGGAAAAAAACAGAAAGCGAAATCACTTTTCACGAACCTGTTTGGGATAATGAAAACCAGTGGTATTATCGCCTTGCTCATGTAAATAAATTTGATGATGATATAACTGGATATCCCACTCCAAACTCTGCGGACGTTTATATAAACATACTAGATAAGAATTTCAAACTCGTGTCGGAAATACCGCTAACTCAACTCAATACAGCACCAAGCTTTTATTTTGCTAAAGATGGAAAACTTTGGTTGTTTAAAAATATTGATGATGAGATGGCTTTTATTAGGATTGAATTTAGAAACAAGAATTAA